Part of the Verrucomicrobiota bacterium genome is shown below.
GTGCTTCCGGCCACCAATATTTTGGCGGTTTTACTCACCCCCAACCGCTCCAGCAACTGAGTCACCACAAACAACGGATATTCACTTAACTTCGCTGCATCAAACTTCAGGTTGCCGACCACTCGCACTGCCTCCTTGGGACACCCTAATTCCATGAGCCGGGTCGCGTCCGCGTCATTCTGACAACCCACCCCGGCAAACCCGGCAAACAACGGGTGAAACAGGAAACTGAACAGGCGATAGCCGAGATAGGATCGTTGTGACAATCGCGCATTGACGAGAAAGACGGGCTTCCTTCGCGCTTGCGCCGCCCACAAGAAATTGGGCCAGATTTCCGCCTCCACCAAAACAACCGCCTCGGGGTGCAACACCCGGAAAGCACGCGCCACCCCCCAGGGAGTATCAATCGGGTAATACACCCGTAAGACATGGGTGGGCAGTTTTTTTTCCAATTCCGCCATGCCGGTCGAAGTGGTGGTCGAAACCACCAATTTCACATTCGGCAACCGCGGTTCGAGCGTCTTAATAAGCTGCGTGCAGATATTCACTTCGCCCACGCTCACCGCATGAAACCATAAGGTATGCCGGTTGGTAACGGCCATTTTCACCTCGCCGCCATACTGGCCAAACCGCTGCCGAAAACCACGCGTCCAGTTGCCGCGCCGCCACATTTTTAAAAAATAGTATGGCGCGCACAGCATGGCACCGAGCAGGAACAATATATTATATATGACTTTCACCGTTCACGTTATGAAGCATAAATCGAGCCACCTATTCAATAGAAAACTTGCCCCTTTTATACTTTTTTGGGAAACACTCTCCTACATTGTTCAATTTTTTCACAAACTCCTTGTCGTATTGTGTTGCCTTTTTCCCTGATTTACCGGACAACTGCGCACCGATTTTGAAACACATGAAAAAAGAAAATAAAACGCAAAGCAAAGTCACCGAAGCACAGTTGTTGGAGATCTTGCGACGGGTGCTGCCCAAAGCCACCGATGACCCCAAACTGGCTGGCAAGATTTACCAGGCGGTGGAAAATGAACTCATCATGAAGTCGCGCGGCGTCTCCTTTGAAAAGTTCTGCAAAGTGTGCGAACTGCCGGATTTGGAACCCAAGTCGGTCATGGAGGTCAAGCGCCAACTAACGGATGCTTTTGGAGAAAAGGCGGATATTGCCATCAAGCCCAACAAAAAGGAACAAACCCTGGCCGTGGAAGTCGCCACGCCGGACGGGGCGCAATACAACGATGTCATCAAGGTCAAACCCGTGGATGAGAACAGCGGCGAACAGGAAATTACCCTGAAATTTGCGCCGTTCCCGGTCAGCCTGCCTGGCGATAAAGAACTGGTGTGGGCTCTGGCCAAACGGGAAAACATGACGCCGGCGGAAGCCGCCGTGGCACTTACGAAGGCCGAAGAGGATTTCTGGGCCTCCAAAACGGGCCAGAAGCTGATCCGGGACCGGGTGGAGCGTTGCTTCCCGGAATTCATCACCCGGGCCCCTGCCGGGCTGCTCAGTGAAGCGGGGTTGAAACGCCATTACAAAATGCCCGAGCCGGTCAAGGTGCTTCACCCGCTGCCGACGAAGTGATCCGCGTATTTCGGCTTTGCCACTACGGTTGGCGGAGTGATAGGCTATGCCCATGGATTATCATGGCATAGCCGTTTTCATGCTCTTACTGGAGCTGATTGCGCGTGGTGCGGAGGGGCTTCCCGGTTTGGCAGAAAAGTATCCCAACGACACCGGCATCAGCCGCGATCCCGAGGTGCTTTTTGCCGATAGCTTTGAAACCGGGGATTTGAAACGCTGGGACGATCTGAAAGGCAAGCCCTTGGTTACTACCGAGGCTCCCAACTCCGGTCGGTATTGCGTGCAGATGGAGATGATTCGCGGCCAGAACACCGGACAGGATGCCAAAAAATGGTTCATGCCCGGCGCGGATACGGTCTATGCCCGGTTCTACGTCAAGTTCTCCGCCAATTACCAGTACAGCCATCATTTTGTGTGGCTGTCAGCCAACGAGCGCCGCAACAAATGGTCTTCCTTTGGCAAGGCCGGCCTCAAACCCGATGGCACCTGGTTCTGCACTGGCATGGAGCCGTGGTTTGCCTGGGGCAAGAACCCGCCGCCGGGTGAAGTGTGCTTCTACAGCTACTTCCTTGATATGGAGATGGACCGTAAGATGAACAAGTACTGGGGAAATTCTTTCTTCCCGCCCGGTCCGGGCAAAGGCCGGGCGGCCGGTCCAGACCGTGTGGTGCCACCTTTGAACCAATGGCAATGCTGGGAATTCATGATCGAGGCCAACTCCGGCCCGCGGACGGCGGACGGCAAACAGGCGATGTGGGTGGATGGCCGGTTGGTGGGCGAATTCACCGGCATCCGCTGGCGCTTGGGGCCTGATCTCAAAATCAATTGCTTCTGGCTGGAACATTACGGCTACGATGAAGGCGACCCCACCCGCGCGTATTGGAAAGACCGACAATCCGTCTGGTTTGATGACGTAGTGATTGCCACCCGCTACATTGGCCCCATGCAGCGCAGTAAAAAGGCATCACCGGGTCAATGACAACGTTGCGTTAGGGATAAATTACGTTTGATTTTTCCACGCATTATGGCATACCTGCGGCAGCAGTTCGGGCCGTTATGACATCAACTGGAATGAGTTTGCAGGAGCTTGAAATTATGAGCCAACCATCGCGAGGACCGAAGACCGTACGCGGCGTTCCCAAGAACGTCACCGTCATCAATCACCCGATGATCCAGCACAACCTGACCTTGTTGCGGGACACGCGCACCAATCCCCAGGAATTCCGCCGTTTGCTTGGCGAAATCGCGTCGCTCATGGTCTATGAGGCCACCCGCACTTGGGAGAGCGTCGCCACTTCGGTGACAACTCCACTTGCCCCGGCGAAGGGATCGAGCCTGAAACGGGAAGTGGTCTTGGTACCGGTGTTGCGTGCCGGTTTGGGTATGCTGGATGCCATCCTGCAATTGATCCCGCACGCCCGCGTCGGCTTTATCGGGCTGAAGCGCAACGAGGAAACCCTCGAAGCCATGTCGTACCTGAAAAGTCTCCCTGGTGATTTGAGTGCGGCGGAGATATTGCTGATTGATCCCATGCTGGCCACAGGCGGCAGCACCGAGGCGGCGCTGGACTTGCTCATCGAACGGGGTGCGCAACGGGTGCGGTTGGTCAATTTGGTGGCGGCTCCGGAAGGCATCCAGCGCGTCCATGCCCGGTATCCAAAAGTGCCGATATTCACCGCCGCCATTGACGAACGGCTGAATGACAAAGGTTATATTTTACCTGGCTTGGGGGATGCGGGCGACCGGTTGTTCGGCGTGTAACGCGCGCAAAACGGCTAAACGGCAGGAGCCTGAGTGGGAGCCACCGCAGCCGGTTTTTCGTGGAGTGCGTAGAGCGCGTAGAGTTCCTCCAAGGATTTGGCCAGCAGCCCCATGTCCACCCATTCCGCCGTCAATTCGAGCGCGCCCTCATCATCATAGGAAATCTGATAATCGCGAATGTGGCGCAGGTCGTTCGGATAGGTCATTTTGCGCAGCTCCAGCAAATCATCCACGTGGGCGGAATTGACCGGATCCTGGTTCAAATTCAGGTCCTCCCGCAATCGCCATAATTCCTGCCCCTGCTCAGCGGGCGAGAGCAATGCCAAGTTCCAAATCCGAACGTTCAGGGCGATGGCGTTTTCCAGGATACGAGGCGGGGCATCCACGCCCACCACCGCCACGGTAAACTCCATCAGCACATCCGAAATTCTACGCGCATTGCGCGATCCAGGGTTGTTTTTGTGCTTCTTCGACATGGCGGCAAACTAGCAATCACCGTGTTCAAATGCCAGCAAATAGATGGCGATAACAAGATCACAAGAAAAGAAAGGCATGAGGGCACAAAAAACACCCGCTGGGAAATTACCAGCAGGTGCTGTAAAACCACGATCCAAGCGCCGCGCTACGCTTTGGGAGCGGCGGCAACGGGTTTCTTGGCGCCAGTTTTCTTGGCGACTTTAATGCGCCGAATCCTGGCCTGACGACGTTGGCGTTTCTCAACTTTATTATATTGTCTGCCCATAATGCTTTACTTTATCTCGGTTATCGAGTTTGTTTACGCCGCTATGTTAAACCGACGTTGGTTATTGTTCAACATCTTTCTGCTGGCGGTGCTGGTCACGGCATCCGGCTGCAATCTTTTCCGCAGCGAGGAGTCCAAACAGAAGAATCCGCGGACTGGCGGCGGAAAAGTCGCCAGCACGCTACGGCTGCATTATGTGATCAACCCGGATGGCACCGATCGCTGCCTCCAAGTGCCAATTGGGCGGACGCCGCCGATGGTGGTCACCGTGGACCGCACCCCGTTCTTGCATGAGGGATACGTCGCCAAGGCGGAACTGCTGAACACCATGGGTACCTATGAAATCAAGGTGCAATTCGATCACTTTGGCGGCCTGACCCTGGAAAATGTATCCGTCAGCCAAAAAGGCCATAATATTGCCATCTACAGCGATTTTGGCGATTCCCGCTGGATCGCCGCTCCCTTGCTGAGCCATCGCATTTCCGACGGCGCGCTCATCTTCACCCCAGACGCCTCCCGCCAGGAAGCCGAGCGCATCGTGAAAGGCTTGAACAATGTCGCGGGCATCACGATGAAAAAGAAACTCGAGGATGGGACCGAGGAAGCGCCTAAAAAGAAGTAACTTTTCCCGGATACCGCCTTGCTCGGGCTCGTAAAATCCTCGTTTGCACCGTCAGTCAACCGCTGGCTACACGTTAAAGTGAGGCCGGGCGTCAGTCTGGCGCTGCTTCTGACCGGGTGTTTTTCCACTCAGCTCCTCCCGGGGCAAACCCTGAATTTGCCTACCGCCAATCACGCTCTGTTTGAAAAAAACGGGATGGAACGTTTCTTTACGCCGACGGCAGGTCGTACTTGGGAGAGCGGCACGTTCGGCTGCGTGCGCGGCGAAGGCTGGCAGTTACATGAAGGCATCGACATTCTTTGCACCCAGCGGGACAAACACGGCGAACCCACCGATCCGATCCTGGCGACGGCGGATGGCACCGTCTCCTACTTCAACCCGCACGCGGCACTCTCGAATTACGGCAAATACATCGTGCTGCAACACACCGTGGACGGACTGGAGGTATTCTCCCTGTACGCCCACTTGAGCGAGATAAACGCCGCGCTCAAGACCGGCCAGCGAATCCGGGCGGGCGAGGTCATTGGCATCATGGGGCGGACTTCCAACACCCGCGAACGCATCACCACCGATCGCGCGCACCTGCACTTCGAGCTGAATCTATTTCTCAATGAGCATTTTTCGGACTGGTACAAAAAGAACCTGCCCGGCGAGCGCAATGACCACGGGATATGGAACGGTCAGAACATGGCCGGCATGGACCTGCGGCTGATTCTGCTGCAACAAGCGCGCTTAGGCACCAACTTCAACTTGCTCCACTTCGTGCGCAACCAGACGGAATTGTGCCGGGTATTGGTGCGGAAAACCAATTTTTCTTTCCTGCAACGTTACCAGCCGCTCGTCTGGCAAAACCCGGTCGCGAGCCGCGATGGCATTGTCGCCTACGAGGTCAGCTTGGATTACAGCGGCCTGCCGTTCAAACTCGTCCCCCGGGCGGAGAGCGAATTGCAAGCGATCAAGGGACACGCCAAATTTACCCTGTTATCCGTGAACGAAAAAGAGGAAAGAAACTGCCCGTGCCGCAAACTCGTGACGCAAAAAACCGGCCACTGGGCGCTGGGCCAGCACGGGATTCAATTATTGGAGCTGCTGACTTGGTAGGCGCGCCAGCACCGCAATATTCCCGCCTCACCCCCGCAGACGCGGTGCAAACCGAATGGCTCTCCGATTTTGCCAAGCTCAATGCCCACGAGATAGTTACCCATAACCGGGTGCGGTCCCGAATAAAGGGGCCGCTTTCTTTGTGGGTGGCCTGATCCCGTTCGTTATAGCTTAATTTTGGCGGCGGCTTGCGCGACGTCTTTATCCCCGCGACCACTCAGATTAATGATCACCAGTTGCTCGCGTTTCATGGCGGGCACGCGCTGAATGGCGGCGGCCACGGCATGGGCGCTTTCCAGCGCCGGGATGATGCCTTCCAGGCGGGCCAGTTTAATGAAGGCGGCCAGGGCTTGGTCATCCGTGGCGTAGCTGTACTCAACGCGCTTCTGATCATGCAGCCAGGCATGTTCGGGACCCACCGCCGCGTAGTCGAGCCCAGCGGAGACGCTGTGAGTGGATTG
Proteins encoded:
- a CDS encoding 3-deoxy-D-manno-octulosonic acid transferase, with amino-acid sequence MKVIYNILFLLGAMLCAPYYFLKMWRRGNWTRGFRQRFGQYGGEVKMAVTNRHTLWFHAVSVGEVNICTQLIKTLEPRLPNVKLVVSTTTSTGMAELEKKLPTHVLRVYYPIDTPWGVARAFRVLHPEAVVLVEAEIWPNFLWAAQARRKPVFLVNARLSQRSYLGYRLFSFLFHPLFAGFAGVGCQNDADATRLMELGCPKEAVRVVGNLKFDAAKLSEYPLFVVTQLLERLGVSKTAKILVAGSTHAGEEAILAEVFLRLRQKHPDLFLIIVPRHSERAGEAGADVAKAGLRIVYRKEMTEQTKRKPGSVDCLVVNTTGELKFFYEYADVAFIGKSLSAEGGQNPLEPAALGKPVVFGPNMQNFQPIAAALVAGKGALQVQDKAGLESALDLLFSDAQLREVTGQNALTVVNANLGAIHRTAEMIIELLRGKDVYITEEKRNGN
- the upp gene encoding uracil phosphoribosyltransferase, which encodes MSQPSRGPKTVRGVPKNVTVINHPMIQHNLTLLRDTRTNPQEFRRLLGEIASLMVYEATRTWESVATSVTTPLAPAKGSSLKREVVLVPVLRAGLGMLDAILQLIPHARVGFIGLKRNEETLEAMSYLKSLPGDLSAAEILLIDPMLATGGSTEAALDLLIERGAQRVRLVNLVAAPEGIQRVHARYPKVPIFTAAIDERLNDKGYILPGLGDAGDRLFGV
- a CDS encoding M23 family metallopeptidase, whose protein sequence is MERFFTPTAGRTWESGTFGCVRGEGWQLHEGIDILCTQRDKHGEPTDPILATADGTVSYFNPHAALSNYGKYIVLQHTVDGLEVFSLYAHLSEINAALKTGQRIRAGEVIGIMGRTSNTRERITTDRAHLHFELNLFLNEHFSDWYKKNLPGERNDHGIWNGQNMAGMDLRLILLQQARLGTNFNLLHFVRNQTELCRVLVRKTNFSFLQRYQPLVWQNPVASRDGIVAYEVSLDYSGLPFKLVPRAESELQAIKGHAKFTLLSVNEKEERNCPCRKLVTQKTGHWALGQHGIQLLELLTW